From Methanosarcina lacustris Z-7289, one genomic window encodes:
- a CDS encoding ABC transporter permease: protein MSEVVKKTLRYAASFLLIITLNFAFPRLMPGDPVKNLIGEDVYVSETVMEELRAEMGLNISLYDQFTAYLGGLLRFDLGYSYHLHGPVSEILRERIGWTLLFVGVSVLLGTVLGTLLGAYSGWKPETKANRLACYGFIAISCTPPYFLALLFLEIFAFKLGLFPLKGFYDIPTPGNVMHHMFLPVTVMALFSASRNFLIMRGSVIQEKGQLYALYARAKGLYDTAILFRHVMKNASLPIITLLALDFGFLFSGALFTEIVFSLNGMGTLIYDAIIGKDYPVLQGSFLVIALAVLLANMLADLLYAVADPRVRRPT, encoded by the coding sequence ATGAGTGAAGTGGTTAAAAAAACGCTCAGGTACGCGGCTTCCTTTCTCCTCATAATTACCCTCAACTTTGCATTCCCGAGGCTTATGCCAGGGGATCCCGTAAAGAATCTCATAGGGGAGGATGTCTACGTTTCAGAAACCGTAATGGAGGAGTTAAGGGCCGAAATGGGGCTGAACATTTCTCTTTACGACCAGTTTACAGCTTACCTCGGAGGTCTCCTCCGGTTTGACCTGGGTTACTCATATCACCTTCACGGCCCTGTGTCCGAGATTTTGAGGGAGAGAATTGGATGGACCCTCCTTTTTGTAGGGGTTTCCGTACTCCTGGGGACAGTCCTTGGGACCCTGCTCGGGGCATACTCGGGCTGGAAACCTGAAACAAAGGCAAACCGCCTCGCATGTTACGGGTTTATTGCAATCTCCTGCACGCCTCCCTATTTCCTTGCCCTTCTTTTCCTGGAAATCTTTGCCTTCAAGCTCGGGCTTTTTCCTTTAAAGGGCTTTTATGACATCCCGACCCCGGGAAATGTGATGCACCACATGTTTTTACCGGTAACTGTGATGGCCCTCTTTTCCGCCTCCAGGAACTTCCTGATAATGCGAGGAAGCGTCATACAGGAAAAAGGGCAACTTTATGCCCTCTATGCCCGGGCAAAGGGCCTTTACGATACAGCCATTCTTTTCAGGCACGTAATGAAAAATGCTTCCCTTCCAATCATTACCCTGCTGGCCCTTGATTTCGGATTTCTCTTCAGCGGAGCCCTTTTTACAGAGATCGTTTTTTCCTTAAACGGCATGGGTACCCTGATCTATGATGCAATAATTGGAAAAGATTACCCTGTCCTCCAGGGGTCGTTTCTGGTAATAGCCCTTGCAGTCCTGCTTGCAAACATGCTTGCAGACCTGCTGTATGCAGTTGCCGATCCGAGAGTAAGGAGGCCGACATGA